Proteins from a single region of Bos javanicus breed banteng chromosome 7, ARS-OSU_banteng_1.0, whole genome shotgun sequence:
- the CIST1 gene encoding uncharacterized LOC729966 homolog isoform X3, whose product MASSQPPLPPPPPPLLLLALLLLLKASSVSTATSTASEMDNLTSKPLTSSFSSSSPTVWEKQTSQEKPETTSTSHPNSSSSESTISHSPSNSGTTSTTQPTSSQPEPDTHPSSGSPSSEHTVTSPSLGSVSLATLPWSPTHPKPSTEPPSVSLATTDRTFETSGYAPGDSGVPRLHRNPGVVVAVCLLVSALLIGGAIMAVRRCHNGVSEFQKLDEGLVSRRSSSAHHTLP is encoded by the exons ATGGCGAGCTCCcagccgccgctgccgccgccgccgccgccgcttctATTGTTggctctgctgctcctgctgaaAGCTTCCTCTGTTTCCACGGCCACCTCTACAG CCTCAGAGATGGACAACTTGACTTCCAAACCTCTGACTTCTTCCTTCAGCTCCAGCTCCCCTACTGTGTGGGAAAAGCAAACCAGCCAAGAGAAGCCAGAGACGACCTCCACATCCCATCCCAACAGCTCTAGTTCAGAGTCCACAATCTCCCACAGCCCCTCAAATTCAGGGACAACCTCCACCACCCAGCCCACCTCCTCACAACCAGAGCCAGACACCCATCCCAGCTCTGGCTCCCCCAGTTCGGAGCACACCGtcacctccccctccctgggTTCTGTCTCCTTGGCCACCCTGCCTTGGAGTCCCACTCACCCCAAGCCCAGCACGGAGCCTCCCTCTGTGTCCTTGGCCACCACTGACCGGACATTCGAGACCTCTGGTTATG CTCCAGGTGACTCTGGGGTTCCCAGGCTGCACAGGAACCCTGGTGTGGTGGTGGCCGTGTGTCTACTAGTGTCTGCTTTGCTCATCGGAGGTGCGATCATGGCAGTGAGGCGCTGTCACAACGGGGTTTCTGAGTTCCAGAAGCTGGATGAG GGGCTTGTGAGCCGAAGGTCATCTTCTGCCCATCACACACTGCCGTGA
- the IQCN gene encoding IQ domain-containing protein N isoform X2, with translation MQQATQLQVSPSGQSSYQSIPNFQDRMGTLCSQLQASPSGQSSYQPDPSLQDKPGTLHPQPQSEPPASKETLLEQPDKDKTVARRVPRLRAVVESQAFRNVLVDEMDIMVSRAATLIQACWRGYRLRQKLISQMMAAKAIQASWRRFNTRRLLRAGKAMEKKAKVEERDIPYHPPQQVRFQHPEEGKSLLAQPTMVSKETQFPSSDSLAAYTHQPALLQSQGMSPPGTCSAGGPSVTFLPHQTVAIKLPCPTSLDAKCRPCLMTRTVRSPCLVQVEGDPMKTKQITSRANKAGAMGPPPSARCAQAVQGQFKTQTQVHTEAEVLKMLPQTGPAPVITKTLAQPGPTMTTSKTPFQMYPAATITKTSRQPCPVPMVTIAKTPPQMYLAAAMAKIPPETDPAAPMTKTAAQTCPAATMIKAPLQSCLAAMMNKTLPQPCPMSTVTITKAPPQVYPQGPVGKIPPQMCPPATATKTPLQSCLAAMMSKIQPQPCPVPMITITKTPPQPCPVTQGTKTPAAMRPTTSMTNTTPQTRPAATMTKAPPQLGLLASMIKSPTQTRPAATATKVPPQACAVPLLTKTPPQTHPAPTGTKTLLQTCQVATATKTLSHQMLQGATVAKTAPPQTRLAAMITKTPAQLHSVATILKTLCLPPSAAGNLKPPFSAAATAGISDTSSHTCLSGPKARATVNARQATRAVKVSSRSYLTEGKVKCFPPSHPGAGAPKPPARPPLEGEKIKAFSQKQGKTETTSDTSMAMEMPGDLTWAKVASDRNKWAHPRTDILKVQSQLYGPARTAGAPLSTCLPQAQLGPRSTTGSPQARLLAELTKALPQEHVSAKLTMAQGQGYPQAQPPAAVAQPHLSVCLSKTPSQAHLPAKLMKAQSQAQLTTAVIKVQSQGHLPTGLTKAQSQAQLVTDTAKSLYAAHQAAELSSKTQSQPLLVGFKASTQPCQHIGALPRAKPEDRLTQLPSHSYVQGKATLGLHQGASETQNTLVPLLASAGHTTCNAESWGDGRAARAQPSTTSAPPPSQEELAASQLASLCAELAAVLGSQEDLRALLAKALSQGEVRAALNQALSKEVLGATMAKALPQGILGTVLVKALSWGELGTSLSHALSRGELTKAIQSRLADVLSKALTEEERATLSQALCQGELGAVLSQSLSQAALRSGVGLPKAASKTMGSGMTVMPAPVEEDCRGSLSAAWGPSLGPMRLQPSKGPEDTAMSGGQARNSTIPSIAVGPRGSTVAPGGAWEPAGGTVPWDVVGSKAAVDPRQPRELVASVQAVEKIIIHAAVIIQACARGFLVRRTIKVWHQWAIIIQAAWRGYCVRRDLARLCRAATIIQAAWRGFVIRQSRTQQMLLQNVWAKTGSGARTTSDHRCFQSCQPHVCALCQSLTSGLGSPPSVVMLVGSSPRTCHTCGHTLPTRVVHGTGRGAASQAGVPRGCLTQSTAQSLRRPPHHQTKAATAIQSAWRGFVVRRRLKQQQDAAKMLQATWRGHSTRASLTTDALLGPAVWDNS, from the exons ATGCAGCAAGCAACACAGCTACAGGTGTCACCCAGTGGGCAGAGCTCCTATCAGTCCATCCCCAATTTCCAAGATAGAATGGGGACACTGTGTTCACAGCTACAG GCGTCACCCAGTGGGCAGAGCTCCTATCAGCCCGATCCCAGTCTCCAAGACAAACCGGGAACACTGCATCCACAGCCTCAGAGCGAACCCCCTGCCTCCAAGGAGACCCTTCTGGAACAGCCTGACAAGGACAAGACGGTGGCTCGTCGTGTCCCTCGCCTCCGCGCTGTGGTGGAGAGCCAGGCCTTCAGGAATGTCCTGGTGGATGAAATGGACATAATGGTGTCCCGCGCAGCCACCCTCATTCAAGCCTGCTGGAGGGGGTACCGCCTCCGGCAGAAGCTTATCTCGCAGATGATGGCGGCCAAGGCCATCCAGGCGTCCTGGCGACGCTTCAACACCAGGCGCCTCCTCCGGGCTGGCAAGGCGATGGAGAAAAAAGCGAAGGTGGAGGAACGCGACATCCCTTACCACCCGCCCCAGCAGGTGCGGTTCCAGCATCCGGAAGAGGGCAAGTCCCTTCTGGCCCAGCCCACCATGGTGAGCAAGGAGACCCAGTTCCCTTCCTCTGACAGCCTGGCCGCTTATACCCACCAACCGGCCCTTTTGCAGTCCCAGGGCATGTCACCGCCTGGGACGTGCTCTGCAGGAGGCCCCAGCGTCACCTTCCTGCCACACCAGACAGTCGCCATCAAACTTCCATGTCCCACGAGTCTCGATGCGAAGTGCCGCCCATGCCTGATGACAAGAACCGTCAGAAGTCCCTGCCTTGTCCAAGTAGAAGGGGACCCAATGAAGACCAAGCAAATAACTTCCAGAGCCAACAAGGCAGGAGCCATGGGGCCACCACCATCTGCAAGGTGCGCCCAGGCAGTTCAAGGACAATTCAAGACCCAAACCCAGGTCCACACGGAAGCAGAGGTCCTCAAAATGCTACCTCAGACAGGCCCAGCGCCTGTGATAACCAAGACCCTCGCCCAGCCAGGGCCCACTATGACCACGAGCAAGACTCCCTTCCAGATGTACCCGGCAGCCACGATAACCAAGACCTCGCGCCAGCCTTGCCCGGTGCCCATGGTAACAATAGCCAAGACCCCACCCCAGATGTACCTGGCAGCTGCAATGGCCAAGATTCCACCAGAGACAGACCCAGCAGCCCCCATGACCAAGACTGCGGCCCAGACATGCCCGGCGGCCACCATGATCAAGGCTCCACTCCAGTCGTGCTTGGCAGCCATGATGAACAAGACCCTACCCCAGCCATGCCCGATGTCAACTGTCACAATAACCAAGGCCCCACCCCAGGTGTACCCCCAAGGCCCGGTGGGCAAGATCCCACCTCAGATGTGCCCACCAGCCACAGCGACCAAGACCCCACTCCAGTCATGCCTGGCGGCCATGATGAGTAAGATCCAACCCCAGCCATGCCCAGTGCCCATGATAACCATCACCAaaaccccaccccagccctgcccggTGACCCAAGGGACCAAGACCCCAGCTGCAATGCGACCAACAACCTCCATGACCAACACTACACCCCAGACACGACCGGCAGCCACGATGACAAAGGCCCCACCCCAGCTAGGCCTGCTGGCCTCGATGATCAAGTCTCCAACTCAGACCCGGCCTGCGGCCACAGCGACCAAAGTCCCGCCCCAGGCGTGTGCAGTGCCCTTGCTGACCAAGACGCCACCCCAGACGCACCCAGCACCCACGGGAACCAAGACCCTACTGCAGACATGTCAGGTGGCTACAGCGACCAAGACCCTCTCTCATCAGATGCTCCAAGGAGCCACGGTGGCGAAAACTGCTCCTCCCCAGACGCGCCTGGCGGCCATGATCACCAAGACTCCAGCTCAGTTACACTCGGTGGCCACCATCCTCAAAACCCTGTGCCTGCCCCCGTCAGCAGCTGGAAACCTCAAGCCTCCGTTTTCAGCAGCGGCGACAGCTGGAATTTCCGACACCTCATCCCACACGTGTCTAAGTGGACCAAAGGCCAGGGCCACGGTGAACGCGAGACAGGCGACCAGGGCGGTCAAGGTCTCGTCCCGCTCATACTTGACAGAGGGAAAAGTGAAATGCTTTCCCCCGTCGCATCCGGGGGCTGGGGCTCCCAAGCCTCCAGCCAGGCCTCCTTTGGAAGGCGAGAAAATCAAGGCCTTCTCCCAGAAACAAGGGAAAACGGAAACCACGTCTGACACCAGTATGGCCATGGAAATGCCCGGGGATCTGACCTGGGCAAAAGTGGCGAGCGACAGGAACAAGTGGGCACATCCGAGGACGGACATCTTGAAGGTTCAATCCCAGCTGTATGGGCCTGCGAGAACCGCTGGGGCGCCTCTGAGCACATGTCTGCCTCAAGCGCAACTGGGCCCTCGTTCAACCACAGGCTCGCCTCAGGCCCGTCTGCTGGCCGAGCTGACTAAGGCCCTGCCCCAGGAGCACGTGTCTGCCAAGTTGACCATGGCCCAGGGCCAAGGATACCCACAAGCCCAACCCCCCGCCGCCGTGGCCCAACCACACCTGAGTGTGTGTCTGTCTAAGACGCCGTCCCAGGCACACCTGCCCGCCAAGCTGATGAAGGCGCAGTCCCAGGCACAGCTGACCACAGCAGTGATCAAGGTACAGTCCCAAGGGCATCTCCCCACCGGATTGACAAAGGCGCAGTCCCAGGCCCAGCTGGTCACAGATACAGCCAAGAGCCTCTatgcggcccaccaggctgctgAACTCAGCAGCAAGACGCAGTCGCAGCCGCTCCTGGTGGGCTTCAAGGCTTCCACCCAGCCCTGCCAGCACATTGGCGCTCTGCCCCGAGCCAAGCCAGAAGACAGACTGACCCAGCTCCCATCCCACAGCTACGTGCAGGGCAAGGCCACCCTGGGCCTGCACCAGGGGGCCTCTGAGACCCAGAACACGCTGGTGCCTCTGCTGGCCTCTGCTGGCCACACCACGTGCAACGCTGAATCCTGGGGGGACGGCAGGGCTGCCCGGGCCCAGCCGTCAACCACCAGCGCACCCCCGCCCAGCCAGGAGGAGCTAGCGGCCTCCCAACTCGCCTCCCTGTGTGCTGAGCTGGCCGCCGTGCTGGGCTCGCAGGAGGACCTCCGCGCCCTGCTGGCCAAAGCCCTCTCCCAGGGGGAAGTGAGGGCGGCCCTGAACCAGGCCCTGTCCAAAGAAGTCTTGGGAGCCACGATGGCCAAGGCCTTGCCCCAGGGCATCCTGGGCACGGTGCTGGTGAAGGCGCTCTCCTGGGGCGAGCTGGGCACCAGCCTGTCCCACGCACTGTCCCGGGGCGAGCTGACTAAGGCCATTCAGAGCAGACTGGCGGACGTGCTTAGCAAGGCCCTGACGGAGGAGGAGCGCGCCACCTTGAGCCAGGCCCTGTGTCAGGGTGAGCTGGGTGCAGTCCTCAGCCAATCTCTCTCTCAGGCGGCCCTGAGGTCTGGAGTCGGCCTCCCCAAGGCTGCCTCCAAAACGATGGGAAGTGGGATGACCGTGATGCCGGCCCCCGTGGAGGAGGACTGCAGGGGGAGCCTGTCGGCCGCGTGGGGGCCCAGCCTGGGCCCCATGAGACTACAGCCCAGCAAG GGCCCGGAGGACACTGCCATGTCTGGTGGCCAAGCGAGGAATTCTACCATCCCCAGCATAGCAGTTGGGCCCAGGGGCAGCACCGTGGCCCCTGGAGGCGCTTGGGAGCCAGCTGGGGGCACTGTGCCCTGGGATGTCGTGGGCAGCAAGGCAGCGGTGGACCCCAGACAGCCGAGGGAGTTGGTGGCATCAGTGCAGGCTGTAGAGAAGATAATCATCCACGCGGCGGTCATCATCCAGGCGTGTGCACGTGGCTTCCTGGTGCGCCGTACCATCAAGGTGTGGCACCAGTGGGCCATCATCATCCAGGCTGCCTGGCGTGGCTACTGTGTGCGGCGGGACCTGGCCCGCCTCTGCCGAGCTGCCACCATCATCCAGGCTGCGTGGAGAGGCTTCGTCATCCGCCAGAGCCGCACCCAGCAAATGCTGCTCCAGAACGTGTGGGCTAAGACCGGCAGTGGGGCTAGGACGACGTCTGACCACCGCTGCTTCCAGTCCTGCCAGCCCCATGTCTGTGCTCTCTGCCAGTCCCTGACCTCCGGACTCGGAAGCCCACCCAGCGTGGTGATGCTTGTGGGTTCCAGCCCCCGCACATGCCACACATGCGGCCACACGCTGCCCACCCGGGTGGTGCATGGCACGGGCCGGGGTGCTGCCAGCCAGGCCGGTGTGCCACGGGGCTGCCTGACCCAGTCAACCGCCCAGAGCCTTCGGCGGCCACCCCATCATCAGACCAAGGCGGCCACGGCCATCCAGTCTGCCTGGAGGGGCTTTGTCGTGCGTCGTCGGCTGAAGCAGCAACAGGACGCAGCCAAGATGCTTCAAGCCACCTGGCGCGGCCACAGCACCCGGGCCTCCCTCACCACGGACGCGCTCCTGGGGCCAGCGGTGTGGGACAACTCATGA
- the IQCN gene encoding IQ domain-containing protein N isoform X1, with amino-acid sequence MQQATQLQVSPSGQSSYQSIPNFQDRMGTLCSQLQVSPSGQSYQSIANFQDRMRTLCSQLQASPSGQSSYQPDPSLQDKPGTLHPQPQSEPPASKETLLEQPDKDKTVARRVPRLRAVVESQAFRNVLVDEMDIMVSRAATLIQACWRGYRLRQKLISQMMAAKAIQASWRRFNTRRLLRAGKAMEKKAKVEERDIPYHPPQQVRFQHPEEGKSLLAQPTMVSKETQFPSSDSLAAYTHQPALLQSQGMSPPGTCSAGGPSVTFLPHQTVAIKLPCPTSLDAKCRPCLMTRTVRSPCLVQVEGDPMKTKQITSRANKAGAMGPPPSARCAQAVQGQFKTQTQVHTEAEVLKMLPQTGPAPVITKTLAQPGPTMTTSKTPFQMYPAATITKTSRQPCPVPMVTIAKTPPQMYLAAAMAKIPPETDPAAPMTKTAAQTCPAATMIKAPLQSCLAAMMNKTLPQPCPMSTVTITKAPPQVYPQGPVGKIPPQMCPPATATKTPLQSCLAAMMSKIQPQPCPVPMITITKTPPQPCPVTQGTKTPAAMRPTTSMTNTTPQTRPAATMTKAPPQLGLLASMIKSPTQTRPAATATKVPPQACAVPLLTKTPPQTHPAPTGTKTLLQTCQVATATKTLSHQMLQGATVAKTAPPQTRLAAMITKTPAQLHSVATILKTLCLPPSAAGNLKPPFSAAATAGISDTSSHTCLSGPKARATVNARQATRAVKVSSRSYLTEGKVKCFPPSHPGAGAPKPPARPPLEGEKIKAFSQKQGKTETTSDTSMAMEMPGDLTWAKVASDRNKWAHPRTDILKVQSQLYGPARTAGAPLSTCLPQAQLGPRSTTGSPQARLLAELTKALPQEHVSAKLTMAQGQGYPQAQPPAAVAQPHLSVCLSKTPSQAHLPAKLMKAQSQAQLTTAVIKVQSQGHLPTGLTKAQSQAQLVTDTAKSLYAAHQAAELSSKTQSQPLLVGFKASTQPCQHIGALPRAKPEDRLTQLPSHSYVQGKATLGLHQGASETQNTLVPLLASAGHTTCNAESWGDGRAARAQPSTTSAPPPSQEELAASQLASLCAELAAVLGSQEDLRALLAKALSQGEVRAALNQALSKEVLGATMAKALPQGILGTVLVKALSWGELGTSLSHALSRGELTKAIQSRLADVLSKALTEEERATLSQALCQGELGAVLSQSLSQAALRSGVGLPKAASKTMGSGMTVMPAPVEEDCRGSLSAAWGPSLGPMRLQPSKGPEDTAMSGGQARNSTIPSIAVGPRGSTVAPGGAWEPAGGTVPWDVVGSKAAVDPRQPRELVASVQAVEKIIIHAAVIIQACARGFLVRRTIKVWHQWAIIIQAAWRGYCVRRDLARLCRAATIIQAAWRGFVIRQSRTQQMLLQNVWAKTGSGARTTSDHRCFQSCQPHVCALCQSLTSGLGSPPSVVMLVGSSPRTCHTCGHTLPTRVVHGTGRGAASQAGVPRGCLTQSTAQSLRRPPHHQTKAATAIQSAWRGFVVRRRLKQQQDAAKMLQATWRGHSTRASLTTDALLGPAVWDNS; translated from the exons ATGCAGCAAGCAACACAGCTACAGGTGTCACCCAGTGGGCAGAGCTCCTATCAGTCCATCCCCAATTTCCAAGATAGAATGGGGACACTGTGTTCACAGCTACAGGTGTCACCCAGTGGGCAGAGCTATCAGTCCATCGCCAATTTCCAAGATAGAATGAGGACACTGTGTTCACAGCTACAGGCGTCACCCAGTGGGCAGAGCTCCTATCAGCCCGATCCCAGTCTCCAAGACAAACCGGGAACACTGCATCCACAGCCTCAGAGCGAACCCCCTGCCTCCAAGGAGACCCTTCTGGAACAGCCTGACAAGGACAAGACGGTGGCTCGTCGTGTCCCTCGCCTCCGCGCTGTGGTGGAGAGCCAGGCCTTCAGGAATGTCCTGGTGGATGAAATGGACATAATGGTGTCCCGCGCAGCCACCCTCATTCAAGCCTGCTGGAGGGGGTACCGCCTCCGGCAGAAGCTTATCTCGCAGATGATGGCGGCCAAGGCCATCCAGGCGTCCTGGCGACGCTTCAACACCAGGCGCCTCCTCCGGGCTGGCAAGGCGATGGAGAAAAAAGCGAAGGTGGAGGAACGCGACATCCCTTACCACCCGCCCCAGCAGGTGCGGTTCCAGCATCCGGAAGAGGGCAAGTCCCTTCTGGCCCAGCCCACCATGGTGAGCAAGGAGACCCAGTTCCCTTCCTCTGACAGCCTGGCCGCTTATACCCACCAACCGGCCCTTTTGCAGTCCCAGGGCATGTCACCGCCTGGGACGTGCTCTGCAGGAGGCCCCAGCGTCACCTTCCTGCCACACCAGACAGTCGCCATCAAACTTCCATGTCCCACGAGTCTCGATGCGAAGTGCCGCCCATGCCTGATGACAAGAACCGTCAGAAGTCCCTGCCTTGTCCAAGTAGAAGGGGACCCAATGAAGACCAAGCAAATAACTTCCAGAGCCAACAAGGCAGGAGCCATGGGGCCACCACCATCTGCAAGGTGCGCCCAGGCAGTTCAAGGACAATTCAAGACCCAAACCCAGGTCCACACGGAAGCAGAGGTCCTCAAAATGCTACCTCAGACAGGCCCAGCGCCTGTGATAACCAAGACCCTCGCCCAGCCAGGGCCCACTATGACCACGAGCAAGACTCCCTTCCAGATGTACCCGGCAGCCACGATAACCAAGACCTCGCGCCAGCCTTGCCCGGTGCCCATGGTAACAATAGCCAAGACCCCACCCCAGATGTACCTGGCAGCTGCAATGGCCAAGATTCCACCAGAGACAGACCCAGCAGCCCCCATGACCAAGACTGCGGCCCAGACATGCCCGGCGGCCACCATGATCAAGGCTCCACTCCAGTCGTGCTTGGCAGCCATGATGAACAAGACCCTACCCCAGCCATGCCCGATGTCAACTGTCACAATAACCAAGGCCCCACCCCAGGTGTACCCCCAAGGCCCGGTGGGCAAGATCCCACCTCAGATGTGCCCACCAGCCACAGCGACCAAGACCCCACTCCAGTCATGCCTGGCGGCCATGATGAGTAAGATCCAACCCCAGCCATGCCCAGTGCCCATGATAACCATCACCAaaaccccaccccagccctgcccggTGACCCAAGGGACCAAGACCCCAGCTGCAATGCGACCAACAACCTCCATGACCAACACTACACCCCAGACACGACCGGCAGCCACGATGACAAAGGCCCCACCCCAGCTAGGCCTGCTGGCCTCGATGATCAAGTCTCCAACTCAGACCCGGCCTGCGGCCACAGCGACCAAAGTCCCGCCCCAGGCGTGTGCAGTGCCCTTGCTGACCAAGACGCCACCCCAGACGCACCCAGCACCCACGGGAACCAAGACCCTACTGCAGACATGTCAGGTGGCTACAGCGACCAAGACCCTCTCTCATCAGATGCTCCAAGGAGCCACGGTGGCGAAAACTGCTCCTCCCCAGACGCGCCTGGCGGCCATGATCACCAAGACTCCAGCTCAGTTACACTCGGTGGCCACCATCCTCAAAACCCTGTGCCTGCCCCCGTCAGCAGCTGGAAACCTCAAGCCTCCGTTTTCAGCAGCGGCGACAGCTGGAATTTCCGACACCTCATCCCACACGTGTCTAAGTGGACCAAAGGCCAGGGCCACGGTGAACGCGAGACAGGCGACCAGGGCGGTCAAGGTCTCGTCCCGCTCATACTTGACAGAGGGAAAAGTGAAATGCTTTCCCCCGTCGCATCCGGGGGCTGGGGCTCCCAAGCCTCCAGCCAGGCCTCCTTTGGAAGGCGAGAAAATCAAGGCCTTCTCCCAGAAACAAGGGAAAACGGAAACCACGTCTGACACCAGTATGGCCATGGAAATGCCCGGGGATCTGACCTGGGCAAAAGTGGCGAGCGACAGGAACAAGTGGGCACATCCGAGGACGGACATCTTGAAGGTTCAATCCCAGCTGTATGGGCCTGCGAGAACCGCTGGGGCGCCTCTGAGCACATGTCTGCCTCAAGCGCAACTGGGCCCTCGTTCAACCACAGGCTCGCCTCAGGCCCGTCTGCTGGCCGAGCTGACTAAGGCCCTGCCCCAGGAGCACGTGTCTGCCAAGTTGACCATGGCCCAGGGCCAAGGATACCCACAAGCCCAACCCCCCGCCGCCGTGGCCCAACCACACCTGAGTGTGTGTCTGTCTAAGACGCCGTCCCAGGCACACCTGCCCGCCAAGCTGATGAAGGCGCAGTCCCAGGCACAGCTGACCACAGCAGTGATCAAGGTACAGTCCCAAGGGCATCTCCCCACCGGATTGACAAAGGCGCAGTCCCAGGCCCAGCTGGTCACAGATACAGCCAAGAGCCTCTatgcggcccaccaggctgctgAACTCAGCAGCAAGACGCAGTCGCAGCCGCTCCTGGTGGGCTTCAAGGCTTCCACCCAGCCCTGCCAGCACATTGGCGCTCTGCCCCGAGCCAAGCCAGAAGACAGACTGACCCAGCTCCCATCCCACAGCTACGTGCAGGGCAAGGCCACCCTGGGCCTGCACCAGGGGGCCTCTGAGACCCAGAACACGCTGGTGCCTCTGCTGGCCTCTGCTGGCCACACCACGTGCAACGCTGAATCCTGGGGGGACGGCAGGGCTGCCCGGGCCCAGCCGTCAACCACCAGCGCACCCCCGCCCAGCCAGGAGGAGCTAGCGGCCTCCCAACTCGCCTCCCTGTGTGCTGAGCTGGCCGCCGTGCTGGGCTCGCAGGAGGACCTCCGCGCCCTGCTGGCCAAAGCCCTCTCCCAGGGGGAAGTGAGGGCGGCCCTGAACCAGGCCCTGTCCAAAGAAGTCTTGGGAGCCACGATGGCCAAGGCCTTGCCCCAGGGCATCCTGGGCACGGTGCTGGTGAAGGCGCTCTCCTGGGGCGAGCTGGGCACCAGCCTGTCCCACGCACTGTCCCGGGGCGAGCTGACTAAGGCCATTCAGAGCAGACTGGCGGACGTGCTTAGCAAGGCCCTGACGGAGGAGGAGCGCGCCACCTTGAGCCAGGCCCTGTGTCAGGGTGAGCTGGGTGCAGTCCTCAGCCAATCTCTCTCTCAGGCGGCCCTGAGGTCTGGAGTCGGCCTCCCCAAGGCTGCCTCCAAAACGATGGGAAGTGGGATGACCGTGATGCCGGCCCCCGTGGAGGAGGACTGCAGGGGGAGCCTGTCGGCCGCGTGGGGGCCCAGCCTGGGCCCCATGAGACTACAGCCCAGCAAG GGCCCGGAGGACACTGCCATGTCTGGTGGCCAAGCGAGGAATTCTACCATCCCCAGCATAGCAGTTGGGCCCAGGGGCAGCACCGTGGCCCCTGGAGGCGCTTGGGAGCCAGCTGGGGGCACTGTGCCCTGGGATGTCGTGGGCAGCAAGGCAGCGGTGGACCCCAGACAGCCGAGGGAGTTGGTGGCATCAGTGCAGGCTGTAGAGAAGATAATCATCCACGCGGCGGTCATCATCCAGGCGTGTGCACGTGGCTTCCTGGTGCGCCGTACCATCAAGGTGTGGCACCAGTGGGCCATCATCATCCAGGCTGCCTGGCGTGGCTACTGTGTGCGGCGGGACCTGGCCCGCCTCTGCCGAGCTGCCACCATCATCCAGGCTGCGTGGAGAGGCTTCGTCATCCGCCAGAGCCGCACCCAGCAAATGCTGCTCCAGAACGTGTGGGCTAAGACCGGCAGTGGGGCTAGGACGACGTCTGACCACCGCTGCTTCCAGTCCTGCCAGCCCCATGTCTGTGCTCTCTGCCAGTCCCTGACCTCCGGACTCGGAAGCCCACCCAGCGTGGTGATGCTTGTGGGTTCCAGCCCCCGCACATGCCACACATGCGGCCACACGCTGCCCACCCGGGTGGTGCATGGCACGGGCCGGGGTGCTGCCAGCCAGGCCGGTGTGCCACGGGGCTGCCTGACCCAGTCAACCGCCCAGAGCCTTCGGCGGCCACCCCATCATCAGACCAAGGCGGCCACGGCCATCCAGTCTGCCTGGAGGGGCTTTGTCGTGCGTCGTCGGCTGAAGCAGCAACAGGACGCAGCCAAGATGCTTCAAGCCACCTGGCGCGGCCACAGCACCCGGGCCTCCCTCACCACGGACGCGCTCCTGGGGCCAGCGGTGTGGGACAACTCATGA